TAACACATTAACATTAACAGATAAAATTAAATCTTTATTCTATAACAAATAATTTATCTCCTTTTTTAACTATTTGTCCATCTTCTACTAAAATCTTAACAATTTTACATTTTCTTGTTGATTTAACTTCATTCATAAGTTTCATTGCTTCAATTATACATAAAGTTTCTCCTAAAACAACTTCATCCCCCTCTTCTACAAAATTAGGATTTCCTGGAGCTGAAGCTCTATAAAATGTTCCAACCATTGGTGCTAAAATAAAGTCTTCTCCAAGATGTTCTTTACTCTCTTCAATAACTTCACTTTCTTCTACTACATTTACATGTTGTTGAACTACTGGTTGTTGAACTTGAATACTTTCAACTTTTACAGGTTTTTCTTTCTTTAAAACTAGCTTAACTCCTTCACTTTCTAAAGTTATCTCATTCAGATTAAACTTTTCTATATTTTCTGCTAAATCCTTTATAATTTTTACATCTATTTTCATTTTTCCCTCCATGGATATTTTAATTACTTCCTATTATTCTTAAATCTTTTACTCCATCTACTTCAGATATTTTTTCTAGCATTCCCTCAATTTTTCTTAACATATTTTCTGTTGTTTGTATTGAGATAGTTGATTTAGCTATTCCATCAACTGCTATATTTTGTACTATTGTTAGTACATTCATATCTTCCCCTGCAATTATATTCAAAATACTAGCTAATATTCCTGGTTTATCAACTAAAGACATATGAATACTAAAAACTTTATCTTTTCCACTTTCAAAAAATGGTTTTATATAATCTTTATACTTATAATAAGTACTTCTACTAATTCCCACCTTTTTTATAGCTTCATATTTTGATATTTTAGTATGTTGAACTAAATCATTTACTTTAATTACACTTTGAATAGAATTTGGAAGAATTCTTTTATCTACTATGTAGTACTCTCTTTTTTCATCTTTTTTCATAATTTACTCCCTTTTTTCTATACTAATCAATATTATTAATATTTTTAAAAGCTCTTAAGGTATTATGGAATAACATCGCTACAGTCATTGGTCCTACTCCACCTGGAACTGGAGTTATATATGAAGCTTTTTTACTTACATCTTCAAAATCTACATCTCCAAACAATCCATTTTCTGTTCTATTTATTCCTACATCAATAACCACTACATCATCTTTTACCATATCTGCAGTTAAAAATTTAGCTTTTCCTATTGCCACTACTATTATATCTGCTTTTTTTGTTTTTTCAACTAAATTTTTAGTTTTACTATTACATATAGTTACAGTAGCTCCTTCATTTATCATAAGACCAGCCATTGGTTTTCCAACTATATTACTTCTTCCTAAAATGACAACATCTTTTCCCTCTAACTCAATTGAATAACTTTTTAGTATTTCTATTATTCCAGCTGGTGTACAAGGTTTTATAGATTTTTTATCATTTAACATCAAAAGTCCAAAATTTTCTGGTTTAAATCCATCTACATCTTTTTCTAAAGAGATCTTATCAATTACCTTTTTTTCATCTATATGTTTTGGTAGTGGAAGTTGTACAAGTATTCCATTTACATTTTCATCCTTATTTAACTCTTCTATTACATTTAAAAGTTCCTCTTCCTTTGTATCTTCAGGTAAAAAATGAGCAAAACTTTCAAATCCTAATTCACTACACCCTTTTATTTTAGAATTAACATATATTTTGGATGCTGGATTTTCTCCAACTAATACTATTGCTAATCCTGGTGTTTTCCCATATTTTTCTTTTATACTAGAAACTTCTACTTTTATTTTTTCCTTTATCTCTTTAGATAATTTTTTCCCATCTAATTCTATCATCTTCTTTTATGCCTCTCTATTTTAGTATATCTCCAACTTTTAAAATTCCACCATTTATAATATCAGCACCATTTAAAAGTTTTTTATTTTCAGGTTTTACTTGTGTTAAAATTACACTTCCATTACCAGTTTTTACAACTACTCCTTTTCCTTTCTTTAAGTCTACTACTTCTCCACAAACTCCATTATCATATTTTTTAAAATTTTCTTCTACTGCATAAATTTTAAATATCTTTTCATCTAAAGTAGTAAAAGCACTTGGAAATGGATTCATACCTCTTACAAAGTTAAAAATTTCTCTTTCACTTTTTTCCCAATTTATTCTACAATCCTCTTTAGAAAATGGCTTTACAAAAGTTGCTTCAGAGTGATTTTGTACTATTCTTGGAGCTTCTCCTTTTTCAATTAATCTCACAGCTTGAATAAGTCCTTGAGCCCCTAACTCTTTTAATCTATCATGTAAAGTTAAGAAAGTATCTTCATCACTAATAGGTGTTTTTACTGTTAATATAACATCTCCAGCATCTAACTCCTCAGCTATATACATTATACTTACTCCACTCTCTACTTCACCATGAATTAAAGCTGCATTTATAGGAGCAGCACCTCTATATTTAGGTAAAAGAGAAGAGTGAACATTTATTACTCCATATTTAGGCATATCTATTATCTCTTTTGGTAGTATTTTCCCATAAGCTACAACTACTATTAAATCTGGATTTAAGTTTTTTATTAAATTTTGAGTTTCTTCATTCTTTAAACTATTAGGTTGATATACAGGAATATTATGCTCAAGAGCATACTCTTTTACTGGAGTATATTTAATTTTTTTTCCTCTCATATTAGGTTTATCAATTTTAGTAAAAACTCCTATTATATCATGTTCTGAATTTAATATGTTTAAAGAGGGAACTGCAAATTCTGGTGTTCCCATAAATAATATTCTCATCTAGTCACCTTTCCTATTTTTGCTTATTTTCTCTACAAGTTCTATAAAGGACTCAATATCTTTAAACTCTTTATATACAGAAACAAATCTTACATAAGCTACTTCATCTACTTCAAGCAGTTTTTTCATAACTATTTCTCCTAATTCACTACTAGTAATTTCATTTCTTAAAGAGTTCTGTATAGATTTTTCTATCTCTAATACAAAAGTTTCTAAAGCTTCTCTACTGATATTTCTCTTTATAGTAGCAGCTACAAGTCCTCTCATTAATTTATTTCTATCATATTTTTCTCTTCTATTATCTTTTTTTACAATGTATAATGGAATCTCCTCTATTTTTTCATAAGTTGTAAATCTCTTTTCACACTTTATACATTCACGACGTCTTTTTATTGAAAATCCATCCATAAAAGAACGACTATCTACTACTTTTGTATCTTCTGAATTACAGAATGGACATCTCATTTTTTATCAACTCTCTTTTTCATTAATATACTCTATAATCTCATGTGCATTTTTACAATTTAAAAGTCCATCTCTAAAGCTATTTTCTCTTATAAGACGTGAAATTCTAGCTAAAACTTTTAAATATATTTGGCTATCTTTATTAGGAGATGCAAAAACAAAAAATATATTTACCTTTTCATTGTCTATTGATCTAAAATCAATTTTTTCTTTACTTATTCCAAAAGCAATTGTTAATTTTTGAGCAATTTCAGTTTTTGCATGGGGAATAGCTACTCCCTTTCCGATTCCTGTACTTCCTAATTTTTCTCTCTCAACAAGAGCTTTATATATTGTATTTCCTTCATTTGAAATATTAGGTGAACACTCCATAAGTTTTGAAAGTTCTAGTAAGACCTCATCTTTAGTTTTTGCTTTTAAATCAAGAGAAATCAAATCTTCTGACATATAATCAGTTATTTTTATAACATTAGTCATTCTCTATCCCTCCATAATATAATTTTTTAATTTAATATCTATACCTAAATGAAAATTAATGTATTTTTCTAAAAGAGAAACTACACTTTTTATATTTTGAAGTAAATACTCCCCATTTATTATATTTTTAGTTTTTTCTAAAACAAATAATTTAATTATCTCTTTTACTTCATTAGAACATTCTACTGTATATTCTTTTTTCTCTTTAAAAAATGTAGAACTTTCATAAGAAAAGTAATTTCCCTCTTCTATTCCTATCTTTAAACCTTCATCTTTAATTATATAATATAGATAATATCCTATTAAAATAAAATTTTTTCTTTCATCTTCACTGCTCTTTAAAAAATTTAAACATTTTAATGTTATTTTGTATAAAGATTTTTTTCTATTATTTTCCACTAAAATTTTATTTAATAAAGCTAAAAAATATAATGCTATCTCTAAATTACCTAAATTCTCTTTAATCTCTAAATAAGAATCTAAATTAGTAAAATTATTTACTATATAATTATCCTTTTTTCTATAAAAATTAAAATTACTTAAAGAAAGAATATCTACAGAACTTAACTCTCTTTTTTTACTTTTACGAACTCCTTTAATAAGAAAACTCATTCTTCCAAAATTTTCTGTAAAAACTGTTATATATCTATCAGCTTCTCCAAAATCTTTCTTATTTATTACAAGAGCATTATCTGTTATAAAATTAATCATACTTAGATAGCTCCTCTTTACTTAACTTTTGATTAACTATATATTCTTTAATATAAAGAGTTCCAATATGTCCTTCATTTGTAAAAATATCAAATTTTTGTGGAAGAAGATATCCATCATATTTTTTAAAATTATCTATTTTTATTTTTGTCCCATCTTCCAAAAGAATCTCATTTAATTTTTTAGAATAATACTCTTTCTTAAAGTTTTTATCTTTTTGTTCCTTTTCAAATAGATAATTTATAGTTTCTAAAATTTCTGTTCCCTCTTTACTCTCTTCTTCACTAACTTGATCAAAAAGTGGAAGATATACTATTTTTTTCCCATCATTATAAATATAAATTTCCCCTTTATTTAATTCAGGGCTTATTACATCTTTTCTAAGAAAATTGGGTTTAATAAATTTTAAAGTGTATTCACTTTTTTTCTTTTGACCATTTAATAAAATAGTTTCTTCTACTTTCATTGTTAATGTTTTTATAGTTGAAATACTCTTCTCTTCAGAAAATATAAATAAACTATTAATTAAAAAGATTAATAAAAATACTATCTTTCTCATTTATTTTTCACCTTTTCATCAGCTGGCATTAAGATTAAAACTTCAGCAAGATTTAAAATATCTATTCCACTTTCAACTTTTACACTTTTTAAAACTTCAGCTCCATTTTCAATAACTTCACTAACTTTTCCTAAATAAATACCTTTAGGATAAATTTCACTTATCCCAGAAGTATATATCTTTTCTCCTACGCTTATGTTTTCTTGGAAAGTATTAGCTTCAAAATATAGTGTTCCATCTCCTTCATTACTTCCTCTAACAATACCTAAATTATTATTCTCTGTAAGGGAACTTACACTATAATTTTCACCTGTTATCATATCAACTATAGAGTAATCATCATATACTTTTCCTATTTTTCCTATTAAATTTTCTCCTGCTAGAACAATATAATTCTTTTTGATTCCATCTTTTTTTCCTAAATCAATATAAAATCTTTCATAAATATTATTAGGATTTCTAAAATTAACTTTAGCAACTTTTATATTTAATTTTTTTTCCTCTTTCATTTTTAGAATTTCTCTTAATCTTTCATTCTCTTCAGAAAGCTCTTTGTTATACATTAATAGCATATCATATTTTACATACTCATTTTTTAATGTCCTATTTTCTTCAAGTATAGCTTTATAACTAACAACAGCCTCTGAACTCTCCTTAAAGAAATTTCCTATCTTATATATCTGTCTTTGAATTGGAAAAACTACATAACTAATTATTTCTACTCCTGAATTTACAATTCCTTTAAAAAGTACAAAAACTAAAAAAATAGAAAACAGTACTATTAATAGTTTATTTTTTGTACTTCCTTTGGAATTTTTTTTTCTTCTAAGCATTTTATGCTATTTCCTTTAATAGTTCTACTACTAATTTTGTAGTATTTACCATATCTTCTATTTCAATATACTCTTCTTTAGTATGTACTTTTGTCATTCCAATAGCTAAAGTTAAAGCTTTAAACCCTTTTTCATTATAGACGTTTGAATCACTTCCACCACCAGTTGATTTTGTGCTGTATTCAATTCCAACATTTTCACAAGCCTTTTTAAAATAACTTAATATTTCCTCATCTTCATTAAAATGATATCCTGAATAACCTTTAGTTACACCGTTTTCAAATTGAGCTCCAAACTCCTTAGAGATATTTTCAAAAATATCATTTGTTTCTTTTAATAAATTATCTAATTTTTCTCCAGAGAAACTTCTTGCTTCATAATGTAAAGTTACTTCTGGCATAACTATATTTACTGCTTCTCCTCCTCTTACCATTCCAATATTAGAAGTTGTTTCTGAATCTATTCTTCCTAATCTCAATTTAGTAATAGCATGAGCCGCTACTGTAAGTGCATTTATTCCATTTTCTGGTGCTATTCCAGCATGAGCTGGTTTTCCAATAATTTTTATTGTTCCTTTTGCTGAAAATGGTGTTTGTACTATTCCTGCTCCAGGTTTTCCACTTGAATCTAATATAAATGAATAATCTGGAGAATATTTTTCTATATTAAACTCTTTTGCTCCTAATAATCCTATCTCCTCAGCTATTGAACAAACTACAATTATTTCTGGATGTTCAATATTATTTTCTTTTATTACTCTAATAGCCTCAATAATATTAGCTATTCCAGCTTTGTCATCTCCACCTAAAACTGTTGTTCCATCACTTTTTATAATTCCATTTTCAATAATTGGATTAACTTTATCACAAGGCAGTACAGTATCCATATGAGCACTTAATAGTACTTTTTTCTTTCCAGGAGCTCTTAAAATTCCAATTACATTTCCTGCATTTCCATTAAATTTTTCTCCAGCATTATCTTCTATAACTTCTAATCCAATCTCTTCTAACTGTTTCTTTATATAATCAGCCACTTCTCTTTCTTTTAAAGATGGTGATGAAATTTTTGCCATATTTATAAAATTTTCAACTAATCTTTCTTTATTTATCACAATAAATCCTCCTAAATAAAAATTACAGCTCTTTTAATAATTATAATATATTTATAGTGGTTTTGTAAAGTACTACTGGTATAAAAAAATAGACAATTCAATCTTTTATTCTTTCAAAAATAGTAACTCTTAAAATTTAAAATTGGCTGCTACCTATGCAACAGCCAATTTTTTCAAACTTTTAAACTATTAAGTTTATTAAACAAAGAGCTCCTATAAATATTAATGGAATATTTAATTTTTTAAAGTCTCCTGTTATTAAGTGAATTAAAATATAACTTAAGAATCCTAAACTTAATCCTATACTAATACTATAAGTTAATGGCATCATAATTATAATGATGAAGCAAGGGAATAAAGTTTTTAAGTCTCCAAAATCTAGATCTTTTACTTGTCTAAACATATATACTCCAACAATTATTAGTGCTGAAGCTGTAGCATATCCAGGTACAACTGCAACTAATGGAGAGAATAATAGAGCAAATAGGAATAATAATCCTGTAACTACTGATGCTAATCCTGTTTTAGCCCCTACTGCAACTCCAGCAGCTGATTCTACATAAGTTGTAACTGTACTTGTTCCTAGAACTGATCCTACTATTGTAGAGAAAACATCCACATAAAGCATTCTTCCAAATCCCTTAATTTTTCCATCTTTATCTATTATACCTGCTTGTCTTGAACATGAAATTAAAGTTCCTAATGTATCAAATAAATCTACAAACATAAAAGAAAATATTGGTCCAATTAATGATAATTTAAAGGCTCCAGCTATATCTAATTTTCCTGCTATTGGAGCTATACTAGGTGGTAAAGAAACAACTTTTTCTGGTAAAGCAATATTACCTGTTATAAAACCTAATACAGTAGAAACTATTATACCAATTAACATTCCACCTTTTATTTGTTTTATCTCTAAAACTATAGCTGTTATAAGTCCTGCTATTCCTATTAGAGTAGTTGCTTTTATCTCTCCTATTCCAACTATTGTTGCAGGATTAGCAGTTACAATTCCCATATTAATAAGACCTATAAATGTTATAAAAAGTCCTATTCCTCCACCTACAGCTATTTTTAGTGGCATTGGTATTGCATAAGCTATCTTCTCTCTAATTCCTCCTAAAGATAAAATAAAGAAAAATACCCCTGACATAAATACAATTCCTAAAGCAGTTTCCCAAGGTAATCCTCTTCCCAAAACTAAAGTAAATGTAAAGAAAGCATTTAATCCCATTCCTGGTGCTAATGCAAAAGGTGAGTTTGCCCAAAGTCCTGAAATAATTGTTGCTAACGCTGAAGTTAAACAAGTTACTGTTATTAGAGCTCCCTTATCCATTCCTGTCATTCCTAAGATAGAAGGGTTTACAAATATAATATACGACATTGCTAAAAATGTAGTTACTCCTCCTATTATCTCCTGTTTGACTGTACTTCCTCTTCCTGAAATATCATACAATTTCTCTAGAACTCCTGAATTTTCCATTTTTTCCTCCTATATAAATTTATTTATTGTAACCTTTGTTTATATTCATTAGGTATTGGTAAATCTATCTCTATTCCATATTTTTCTATTTTTAAATAATGAGAAAATAGAAACATGAAATTTTCTTTTCCTTTACCATATTTTATATCTCCAACTATAGGATGTCCCATTGACGAAAGTTGTACTCTCAACTGATGAGTACGTCCACTTCCTAAAGTTCCCTCTAATAAAGTACAATTTTTCCCATAATCTAAAACTTTGAAAAAACTGATACTCTCTTTTGCACCTTCTTCATATTTTTCTAACTCTACTACTCTATCTTCTAATTTTTTCAAATAGCTTTTTATTATAAACTCTTTTTTCCTAATTCTTCCTTCTACTAAAATATAGTATTTTTTCTCTACTTTTCTCTCTCTAATCTCTTCAGCTAATTCTCTTGTTACTACTAAGCTTTTTGCTCCTATAACAAGTCCTGAAGTAGCCTTATCTATTCTATTTACAAAGTTGAAATTTGGATTTTTTAAATATTCTTTTAAAATTTCTGAAATACCATATTCATGGCCACTTCCCTTATGCATAACTACATTGTTACCCTTATTAAAAATCAAAACTCTTTCATCTTCATAAACTATAGATTTTTTTATTTTTTCCAATTCTAAAGAACTTATTTTGGTATTTGTAAGATCTTCTTTTTTATCTTCTTCTACTTTAAAAAATAATTTTACCACATCATTTAATTGAAGTCTATAATTTTCTTTTGATTTTTTACCATTAACTTTTATTTTTCCTACTCTTATCCCTTTAAAAATCTCTGTTAAAGGTAGAGTAGGTAATTTTTTTCTTAAAAATTTATCTAATCTTACTTCTTCATACTCTTTATCTATTAGAAATTCCATTCTTTCTCCTACTCTCTATAAATTTTTACACTTTGAACTATTCCTAACATTATAAAACTTATTAGTAAAGAGGTTCCACCATAACTCATTAAAAGTAATGGTTTTCCAGTAACAGGCATTATTCCCATTGTCATTCCTACATTTATTACAAAATGAAAAAAGAAAATTCCTCCTATTCCATAACAAATAAGTTTTCCAAAATTATCTTTAGTAGTATCTGCTATATATAGTATTTGCATTATTAAAAAAGCATATAAAGCAAATAAAATTACTCCACCTAAAAATCCTCTCTCTTCTAAAAATACTGAAACTATAAAATCTGTATGAGCTTCTGGAAGAAATCTTAATTTACTTTGAGTACTATTTAAAAAACCTTTTCCATATAACTCTCCTGATCCTATAGCTATCATAGATTGAGTTACATTCCAACCACTTCCTAAAAGATCAGCCTCTGGATTTAAAAATGTTAATACTCTTTGTCTTTGATAATCTTTTAAAAGAAAAAAATATGCAAATGGAACAAATGCTCCTCCACTTAATAATAAAATAATGATTGTTTTCCAATCTAAATTATTCATAAATATCATTACACTACATGTCATTACAATTATAAGTGTTGTCCCTAAATCTGGTTGTTTAAGTATTAAAAAAAGTACTGGTGCAATATGTAAACCAACTATAAATATACTTTTTAATCCCATAAATCTTTCTCTATAATTTATTGTTAAAAAAGCTGCTAAAGTTATTACTACTAATACTTTACCTATCTCTCCTGGTTGAATACTTATTGGTCCCAAACTTATCCATCTTTGAGCACCTAATCTAGTAACACCTAAAACTAATACTGAAGAAAGTAAAATTATATTTAAAACATATAATACCTTATAATATTTAAAATATTTTCTATAATCTATTAAAGAAACTATAAAATATGCAACTATTCCAATTGCTGCCCATATTAACTCTTTAATATAAAAAGATGAATTTTTAGAAATAGTAGCACTATATATAACTGAAATACTTATAGTTACTATTAATAGAGCGTTTAAAACAAGAAAATTATTCATTTTTTTTAATTTTTTAAAAAAAAGCTTTATATCTCTACTACTTTTCATCAACTATCCTCTTACTTTCCTGTATGCCCAAATCCTCCACTACCTCTTTCTGTTTCATCTAAAGAGCTTACTACTTCAAAATCTATTTGTGCAACTTTATTTAATACAAGTTGTCCTATTCTTTCTTGAGGTTGGATTGTATATTCATCTTTACTCAAATTAATAAGAATTACTCCTATCTCTCCTCTATAATCGCTATCAATTGTTCCCACAGCATTAGCCATACTAATTCCATGTTTTAAAGCAAGTCCACTTCTAGGTCTAACTTGAACTTCATACCCTTCTGGTATTGCCATTCTTATTCCAGTTGGAACTAAAACTCTATCTAAAGATCCTAAAACTATAGGTTCAGAAATGTTAGCTCTAACATCCATTCCAGCTGATCCAACTGTTTCATATTTAGGTAGTGTTACTCCCTCTTCTATTACAACTTTAACTACAACTTTTTCCATTTTTTAACTCCTTATACATTTCCTAAAATTGTCCATGAATAATATTTTTCATCAAATATTATTTGAGCTGTATTTTTTATATCCTCTAAAGTTATTTTTTCTATAGATTCAATTATTTTATCTATTTCAATTACTTCTCCATAAAGAAGGTATGAGTTTGCCATTCTATTCATTTTCCCCTTACTTCCTTCAAGACTAAAAGTAAGCATACTTAAAAATTGATTTTTAGATTTTTGAAGCTCATATGCTGTTATACCATTTTTTCTTATATCTTCAAACTCATCTCTTATAATATCGATAACCTCTTGATAACTTTCATGTGTTGTTCCTGCATAAACAGTGAATACCCCATCTTCTAAAAAGGCACTAGAATATGTATAAACTGAGTAAGCTAATCCTCTCTCTTCTCTTATTTTTTGAAATAATCTCGAGCTCATATTTCCACCTAAAACACTTGAAATAATTGCTGCCGGATATTTTAAGTCATCAATTAAACTTACTCCTTTAGTATTGAAACATAGATGTACTTGATTTGTCTCTTTTACAATTTTATTCTCACCACTATTAAAAGTATAAGTATTATCTATTTTTCTATCTACAGGATAATCTTCTATTTTTCCAAATCCATCTTCTAACATTTTAAATAAAGCTTCACAATCCATCTTTCCAGCTACAGAAATTACTAAATTAGACGCTCTATATTGATCTTTAAAATATTTTAAAAATCTTTCTCTATCTATCCCTTTTAAACTTTCTATAGTTCCTAACACACTATTAGATTGAACTCCATTTACAGCAAATTTTATATTTTCATCATGTATAATCTCTTCTGGGATATCATCATACATTCTAATCTCTTCTATTATTACATTTCTTTCTTTATCTAAATTTTCTTCAGTAAAAGTTGAATTTAAAAACATATCAGAAAGAATCTCTATTCCTTTTTCTATCTTATTTGCTAACATTTGAATGTAATAACAAGTGGTATCTCTACTTGTATAAGCATTTATCATTCCACCCTCATTATCTATCTCTTCAGATATCTCTTTTGCACTTCTGTTAGTTGTTCCTTTAAACATCATATGTTCTATATAATGAGATACTCCACTTTCTTCTGGATATTCATCTCTTGATCCTGTTTTTACAAATATTCCTAAACTTATAGTATTAATACTATCTATATTTTCCATTAGTACAGGTATTCTATTACTTAATTTTTTTACTTTGATACTCATATTATCTCCATTCTCTTTAATATTCTGCTTTGTTCATTAAATAAATTCCTACTATTAAAAATATTATATTTGGAATCCATCCCCCTACAAAAGGATTTAAAAATCCATTTGCACTTAAAGCTTCAAAAGAAGCTTGAACTACATAGTATCCATATCCTAATAAAACGCAAACTCCAAGACTTACTGCTGAAGTTCCTCTCACATATCTTCCTCCCAAAGCAAGTCCCAAAAATGAAATAACAAAACTTGCAAATGGGAAAGAGTATCTATTACCAAGTTCTACTAATAGTTCTCTTGTATCTCCACCTATACTTTTCATCTCTCTAATTGTCTTTTTTAAATCTTTTATAGTAAGAGTTCTAGGCTCAACACTTAAAGTAATAAAATGTTCTGGATCGTCACTATATTTACTTTCAGCAAAAAAATCTTTCACTTCACTTTTTTCTTTATCATTTCCATAATAAATATTTGCATCTTTTAACATCCACATTTTTTTACTAAAATTATATCTACCCTCTTGTGCAGTAATGATTCTTTCA
Above is a genomic segment from uncultured Fusobacterium sp. containing:
- the accB gene encoding acetyl-CoA carboxylase biotin carboxyl carrier protein; amino-acid sequence: MKIDVKIIKDLAENIEKFNLNEITLESEGVKLVLKKEKPVKVESIQVQQPVVQQHVNVVEESEVIEESKEHLGEDFILAPMVGTFYRASAPGNPNFVEEGDEVVLGETLCIIEAMKLMNEVKSTRKCKIVKILVEDGQIVKKGDKLFVIE
- a CDS encoding ACT domain-containing protein, which translates into the protein MKKDEKREYYIVDKRILPNSIQSVIKVNDLVQHTKISKYEAIKKVGISRSTYYKYKDYIKPFFESGKDKVFSIHMSLVDKPGILASILNIIAGEDMNVLTIVQNIAVDGIAKSTISIQTTENMLRKIEGMLEKISEVDGVKDLRIIGSN
- the folD gene encoding bifunctional methylenetetrahydrofolate dehydrogenase/methenyltetrahydrofolate cyclohydrolase FolD; the encoded protein is MELDGKKLSKEIKEKIKVEVSSIKEKYGKTPGLAIVLVGENPASKIYVNSKIKGCSELGFESFAHFLPEDTKEEELLNVIEELNKDENVNGILVQLPLPKHIDEKKVIDKISLEKDVDGFKPENFGLLMLNDKKSIKPCTPAGIIEILKSYSIELEGKDVVILGRSNIVGKPMAGLMINEGATVTICNSKTKNLVEKTKKADIIVVAIGKAKFLTADMVKDDVVVIDVGINRTENGLFGDVDFEDVSKKASYITPVPGGVGPMTVAMLFHNTLRAFKNINNID
- the fmt gene encoding methionyl-tRNA formyltransferase encodes the protein MRILFMGTPEFAVPSLNILNSEHDIIGVFTKIDKPNMRGKKIKYTPVKEYALEHNIPVYQPNSLKNEETQNLIKNLNPDLIVVVAYGKILPKEIIDMPKYGVINVHSSLLPKYRGAAPINAALIHGEVESGVSIMYIAEELDAGDVILTVKTPISDEDTFLTLHDRLKELGAQGLIQAVRLIEKGEAPRIVQNHSEATFVKPFSKEDCRINWEKSEREIFNFVRGMNPFPSAFTTLDEKIFKIYAVEENFKKYDNGVCGEVVDLKKGKGVVVKTGNGSVILTQVKPENKKLLNGADIINGGILKVGDILK
- the nrdR gene encoding transcriptional regulator NrdR — its product is MRCPFCNSEDTKVVDSRSFMDGFSIKRRRECIKCEKRFTTYEKIEEIPLYIVKKDNRREKYDRNKLMRGLVAATIKRNISREALETFVLEIEKSIQNSLRNEITSSELGEIVMKKLLEVDEVAYVRFVSVYKEFKDIESFIELVEKISKNRKGD
- a CDS encoding PTS sugar transporter subunit IIA; this encodes MTNVIKITDYMSEDLISLDLKAKTKDEVLLELSKLMECSPNISNEGNTIYKALVEREKLGSTGIGKGVAIPHAKTEIAQKLTIAFGISKEKIDFRSIDNEKVNIFFVFASPNKDSQIYLKVLARISRLIRENSFRDGLLNCKNAHEIIEYINEKES
- the recO gene encoding DNA repair protein RecO, encoding MINFITDNALVINKKDFGEADRYITVFTENFGRMSFLIKGVRKSKKRELSSVDILSLSNFNFYRKKDNYIVNNFTNLDSYLEIKENLGNLEIALYFLALLNKILVENNRKKSLYKITLKCLNFLKSSEDERKNFILIGYYLYYIIKDEGLKIGIEEGNYFSYESSTFFKEKKEYTVECSNEVKEIIKLFVLEKTKNIINGEYLLQNIKSVVSLLEKYINFHLGIDIKLKNYIMEG
- the mreC gene encoding rod shape-determining protein MreC; amino-acid sequence: MLRRKKNSKGSTKNKLLIVLFSIFLVFVLFKGIVNSGVEIISYVVFPIQRQIYKIGNFFKESSEAVVSYKAILEENRTLKNEYVKYDMLLMYNKELSEENERLREILKMKEEKKLNIKVAKVNFRNPNNIYERFYIDLGKKDGIKKNYIVLAGENLIGKIGKVYDDYSIVDMITGENYSVSSLTENNNLGIVRGSNEGDGTLYFEANTFQENISVGEKIYTSGISEIYPKGIYLGKVSEVIENGAEVLKSVKVESGIDILNLAEVLILMPADEKVKNK
- a CDS encoding M20/M25/M40 family metallo-hydrolase, translating into MINKERLVENFINMAKISSPSLKEREVADYIKKQLEEIGLEVIEDNAGEKFNGNAGNVIGILRAPGKKKVLLSAHMDTVLPCDKVNPIIENGIIKSDGTTVLGGDDKAGIANIIEAIRVIKENNIEHPEIIVVCSIAEEIGLLGAKEFNIEKYSPDYSFILDSSGKPGAGIVQTPFSAKGTIKIIGKPAHAGIAPENGINALTVAAHAITKLRLGRIDSETTSNIGMVRGGEAVNIVMPEVTLHYEARSFSGEKLDNLLKETNDIFENISKEFGAQFENGVTKGYSGYHFNEDEEILSYFKKACENVGIEYSTKSTGGGSDSNVYNEKGFKALTLAIGMTKVHTKEEYIEIEDMVNTTKLVVELLKEIA
- a CDS encoding NCS2 family permease, coding for MENSGVLEKLYDISGRGSTVKQEIIGGVTTFLAMSYIIFVNPSILGMTGMDKGALITVTCLTSALATIISGLWANSPFALAPGMGLNAFFTFTLVLGRGLPWETALGIVFMSGVFFFILSLGGIREKIAYAIPMPLKIAVGGGIGLFITFIGLINMGIVTANPATIVGIGEIKATTLIGIAGLITAIVLEIKQIKGGMLIGIIVSTVLGFITGNIALPEKVVSLPPSIAPIAGKLDIAGAFKLSLIGPIFSFMFVDLFDTLGTLISCSRQAGIIDKDGKIKGFGRMLYVDVFSTIVGSVLGTSTVTTYVESAAGVAVGAKTGLASVVTGLLFLFALLFSPLVAVVPGYATASALIIVGVYMFRQVKDLDFGDLKTLFPCFIIIIMMPLTYSISIGLSLGFLSYILIHLITGDFKKLNIPLIFIGALCLINLIV